The Fusarium musae strain F31 chromosome 10, whole genome shotgun sequence genome window below encodes:
- a CDS encoding hypothetical protein (EggNog:ENOG41), protein MASPSIRPRSAMYSFEAKKAYFDNKFVNESLHAPDRPPMRHMRSWHHTSFSSTAETVVGNDDHDHHHPHHKKESPFYILNVISEQPPTPPEEPKIQQDPYFSVPTENPFNLKVSPSKDSFFSITSEENVCPLETDPENEKPSPTTSLPPKIVSSKFVAPAPVHANDSIETCGYPKIDDPVDPARILSKRDLRNQRVAFMGIIVIINICMAITAFFGRKSKLIFIVILFVKSKDFLSAILSPTGLMYRAIHDKFYPPKPVPRKWILSLIPAYSESEEQIVKTIFSLRDNGVEPHKQVMVVILDGKPRDVRSHMTRMVREFQRPYVSLKWKKGVLNVLAGFMEDVPVIVIEKVKNAGKKDSLILCHDLFNFPRENSPLYTKLLRKEMWDEILPELTKGEDFKGFDMVFCTDADSTIYKGAVALLANALARDEKAIAACGLVLVELEPGYEWSFWNLYQQFQYTFGQYVRRRAEGFIGKVTCLPGCITMIAVRPEMAGAIRKYAEPVTGELVINHQVQYLGEHLRTLFVPDAVSETVAPQSLFHYLSQRRRWGSNAYFNNYFYLAGEKMITITRVAASVEVIRLSLVYYRILNTALFIASCVRHVSAIKLVPMLVVGQLPSLWFFCSILIEPELRKRGHKLAIGYLINKCVSPIMSVIIFTKVATNLGSQVWGVSGVTASSGPVPPQVEITEEEAKLFNVDVDDLSVAEKGEAPLLLKNLLEDEAIAKPERCRLKDERGDVEC, encoded by the exons ATGGCTTCTCCAAGTATACGACCGAGAAGTGCCATGTACTCctttgaggccaagaaggcttaCTTTGATAACAAGTTTGTCAATGAAAGCCTTCATGCGCCTGACCGTCCTCCTATGCGGCACATGAGATCATGGCACCAcacttccttctcttctacAGCAGAGACTGTCGTTGGCAATGACGATCATGaccatcaccaccctcaTCACAAGAAGGAATCCCCTTTTTACATTCTCAATGTCATCTCAGAACAGCCCCCAACACCACCTGAAGAGCCCAAAATCCAACAAGACCCTTACTTCTCCGTTCCTACAGAAAaccccttcaacctcaaagtCTCTCCGTCAAAGGACTCATTCTTCTCTATCACCAGTGAAGAGAATGTCTGCCCTCTAGAGACAGATCCTGAAAATGAAAAGCCTAGCCCCACTACGTCTCTCCCACCAAAAATCGTGTCATCGAAATTTGTTGCACCTGCACCAGTGCATGCAAATGACAGCATTGAGACATGTGGCTACCCCAAGATCGACGACCCTGTCGATCCTGCTCGGATTCTCTCGAAAAGGGATCTGCGCAACCAAAGGGTCGCCTTCATGGGCATTATCGTCATTATCAACATCTGCATGGCGATCACTGCCTTCTTTGGTAGGAAGAGCAAGTTGATCTTTATCGTCATCCTGTTCGTCAAGAGCAAGGATTTTCTATCTGCGATCTTGTCGCCTACCGGGTTGATGTATCGTGCTATCCATGACAAGTTCTACCCACCCAAGCCTGTCCCCCGAAAATGGATCTTGTCTCTCATCCCTGCTTACTCTGAGAGTGAGGAGCAGATCGTCAAGACTATCTTCTCTCTTCGGGATAACGGTGTTGAGCCTCACAAGCAAGTCATGgtcgtcatcctcgatgGCAAGCCTCGAGATGTTCGTTCGCACATGACGAGAATGGTCCGCGAGTTCCAACGTCCCTACGTCTCCCTCAAGTGGAAGAAGGGTGTTTTGAACGTCCTCGCCGGCTTCATGGAAGATGTCCCTGTCATTGTcatcgagaaggtcaagaacgcTGGCAAAAAGGATTCTCTCATTCTCTGCCACGACCTCTTCAACTTTCCTCGTGAGAATTCTCCTCTTTACACGAAACTTCTACGGAAGGAGATGTGGGACGAGATCCTACCTGAGTTGACAAAGGGAGAGGACTTTAAAGGCTTTGATATGGTTTTCTGCACTGATGCCGACTCTACTATCTACAAGGGTGCTGTCGCTCTTCTGGCTAATGCTCTTGCTCGTGATGAAAAGGCTATTGCTGCTTGTGGACTTGTCCTGGTTGAGCTTGAACCTGGATATGAATGGTCATTTTGGAATCTCTATCAACAATTTCAG TACACTTTTGGACAATATGTCAGACGACGAGCCGAAGGGTTCATTGGCAAAGTCACTTGTTTACCCGGTTGCATCACCATGATCGCAGTGCGACCAGAAATGGCCGGAGCTATTCGGAAATACGCCGAACCAGTTACCGGTGAGCTAGTCATCAACCACCAAGTCCAATACCTC GGCGAGCATCTCCGCACGCTGTTCGTCCCTGATGCTGTCAGCGAGACAGTTGCTCCCCAGTCGCTGTTCCACTACTTAAGCCAAAGACGTCGATGGGGCTCGAATGCCTACTTCAACAATTACTTCTATCTGGCTGGCGAGAAGATGATCACCATCACTCGCGTTGCTGCGTCTGTTGAAGTCATCCGCCTGAGCTTGGTTTACTACCGCATTCTCAACACAGCCTTGTTTATCGCAAGCTGTGTTCGCCATGTCTCTGCTATCAAGCTTGTTCCTATGTTGGTAGTTGGCCAACTGCCTTCTCTCTGGTTCTTCTGTTCTATCCTCATTGAACCAGAGCTACGAAAGCGAGGGCACAAACTTGCGATTGGATACCTAATCAACAAGTGTGTATCGCCAATCATGAgtgtcatcatcttcacaaaAGTTGCCACCAATTTGGGAAGCCAGGTCTGGGGTGTATCTGGAGTCACGGCATCTTCTGGTCCCGTTCCTCCTCAGGTGGAGATaacagaggaagaggcgaAATTGTTTaacgttgacgttgatgatTTATCTGTGGCCGAAAAGGGAGAAGCGCCTTTGTTGTTGAAAAACCTGCTAGAAGATGAGGCGATAGCCAAGCCAGAGCGTTGTCGCCTCAAAGATGAGCGAGGAGACGTAGAATGTTAG
- a CDS encoding hypothetical protein (EggNog:ENOG41), with amino-acid sequence MPIVANLVQRPAPRSKVLHQTKTKQNHVAKTSPAKPIMAPTEATPLVAVIGVGFVGTGLVDSFSSKYEIMGFDISEDRLEFLRGEFSARPNVSFTSNESDLGKATHFLISVTTLLRSDRTIDLSYLRSALRRVEQWARPGCTVVIESSVSVGLTRELLGPIAKAKGLFAGMSPERIDPGRVEPPMRSIPKVVSGLDDVIPGSLNAVVRLYGRVFDNIVPVSKPEVAEMCKLYENCQRMMCIAYANEMADACKGLGIDAFEVSRAAATKPFGYMPYTPSLGVGGHCIPVNPYYLLSNCEFPLLEACADKMSRRPATQAQKIVDELRGTSKTKRRDSGIELSKRILVVGMGFKAGQDHLVNSPGLQLAKELQKLFMDVTFADSLVKQTAVPEIPRLADEDWNKEELESFDMIVVSFKQWGMEFDVLDQVSVPVQMWCQ; translated from the exons ATGCCTATCGTTGCCAATCTTGTCCAGAGACCTGCTCCTCGCAGCAAGGTTCTCCAccagaccaagaccaagcagaACCATGTAGCCAAGACTTCACCTGCCAAACCTATCATGGCACCCACTGAGGCTACTCCTCTTGTCGCAGTGATCGGCGTTGGCTTCGTTGGTACTGGTCTTGTTGACTCTTTCTCATCCAAGTACGAGATCATGGGCTTTGACATCTCTGAGGATCGTCTTGAGTTCCTCAGGGGAGAGTTCAGTGCTCGACCCAACGTCTCTTTCACTTCCAACGAGTCTGATCTTGGCAAGGCGACTCACTTCCTCATCTCTGTTACTACTCTTCTTCGCTCTGACCGCACCATTGACCTGTCTTATCTCCGCTCCGCTCTTCGTCGTGTGGAGCAGTGGGCTCGCCCTGGCTGCACCGTTGTTATTGAGAGCTCTGTTTCTGTCGGTCTCACCCGCGAGCTTCTTGGTCCCATTGCTAAGGCCAAGGGTCTCTTCGCCGGAATGTCTCCCGAG CGCATTGACCCTGGCCGAGTTGAGCCTCCCATGCGATCCATCCCCAAGGTTGTGTCTGGCCTTGATGATGTCATCCCCGGATCCCTCAACGCTGTTGTCCGCCTCTATGGACGTGTCTTCGACAATATTGTCCCTGTCTCTAAGCCTGAGGTTGCTGAGATGTGCAAGCTCTACGAGAACTGCCAGCGCATGATGTGCATCGCCTATGCCAACGAGATGGCCGACGCTTGCAAGGGTCTTGGCATTGATGCCTTCGAGGTGTCTCGCGCTGCTGCTACCAAGCCCTTCGGTTACATGCCCTACACTCCCAGTCTCGGTGTTGGTGGTCACTGTATCCCTGTTAACCCCTACTACCTCCTCTCTAACTGCGAGTTCCCTCTTCTCGAGGCCTGCGCCGACAAGATGAGCAGGCGCCCTGCCACCCAGGCTCAGAAGATCGTCGATGAGCTCCGTGGtaccagcaagaccaagcGTCGTGACTCTGGTATCGAGCTCAGCAAGCGAATTCTTGTTGTCGGTATGGGCTTTAAGGCTGGACAGGACCATCTTGTTAACTCTCCTGGTCTGCAGCTCGCCAAGGAGCTTCAGAAGCTTTTCATGGATGTCACCTTCGCCGACTCCCTGGTCAAACAGACCGCTGTTCCCGAGATTCCCCGATTGGCTGATGAGGACTGGAacaaggaggagcttgagagctTTGACATGATCGTTGTCAGCTTCAAGCAGTGGGGTATGGAGTTCGATGTCTTGGACCAGGTCTCTGTTCCTGTCCAGATGTGGTGCCAATAG
- a CDS encoding hypothetical protein (EggNog:ENOG41), translating to MGKSRQNSTTTVDREKDEIQKAMGHEKAEFEALEVARHGGREIDDLIDDMERQLDESGGLKKGFFQVQFANPKHFTWLLVAFASMGGLLSGLDQSLISGANLFLPDDLGLTEHENSLVNSGMPLGAVGGALLLSPANEYFGRKGAIIISIILYTIGAALEAGSINFGMIVSSRVILGLGVGLEGGTVPVYVAETVERRIRGNLVSLYQFNIALGEVLGYAVGAVFLNVPGNWRYILGSSLLFSTIMFFGMLFLPESPRFLIHQKRHLDAYKVWKRIRGIEDRESREEFYVMSASVVSEENAVAEGAKNHRFPWMDFFTEPRARRALVYANIMILLGQLTGVNAIMYYMSVLMNQIGFDKKESNYMSLVGGGSLLLGTIPAIFLMERFGRRFWAITMLPGFFIGLVLIGVSYQFDVETQLQTVEGLYLSGLIIYMSFFGSYACLTWVVPSEVYPTYLRSYGMTTSDALLFLASFVVTYNFTAMQNAMGKTGLALGFYGGIAFIGEIYQIFFMPETKNKTLEEIDVVFSRPTMDIVRENWAGVKETTHLLLTGHWHKVFVEQAMTDPKDQVQVSHA from the exons ATGGGCAAGAGTCGACAGAACTCGACCACCACGGTCGATcgtgagaaggatgagattcAGAAAGCCATGGGTCACGAAAAAGCAGAGTTCGAAGCCCTCGAAGTAGCCCGTCATGGCGGTCGTGAGATCGACGATCTCATCGATGACATGGAGCGCCAGCTCGATGAGTCCGGCGGTCTGAAGAAGGGCTTCTTCCAGGTCCAGTTCGCAAACCCCAAGCACTTCACCTGGCTCCTGGTAGCCTTCGCATCCATGGGCGGTCTGCTCTCCGGTCTTGACCAGTCTCTCATCAGCGGCGCGAACTTGTTCCTgcctgatgatcttggtctgACTGAACATGAAAACAGTCTTGTCAACTCTGGTATGCCGCTtggtgctgttggtggtgcGCTGCTGTTGTCGCCTGCGAACGAGTACTTTGGTCGAAAGGGCGCTATCATCATCTCTATTATTCTTTACACTATTGGTGCCGCTTTAGAAGCTGGTTCAATCAACTTTG GTATGATTGTCTCATCGCGTGTCATTCTCGGTCTCGGAGTGGGTCTCGAAGGCGGTACGGTCCCCGTTTACGTCGCAGAGACGGTCGAGCGCCGAATCCGTGGCAACCTCGTCTCTCTGTACCAATTCAACATTGCCCTGGGTGAAGTTCTTGGTTATGCAGTGGGCGCGGTGTTTCTCAACGTCCCCGGCAACTGGCGCTACATTCTCGGTTCATCACTCCTCTTCTCGACCATCATGTTCTTCGGCATGCTATTCCTCCCCGAGTCTCCTCGTTTCCTCATCCACCAGAAGCGCCATCTCGATGCCTACAAGGTCTGGAAGCGCATTCGTGGTATTGAGGACCGCGAGTCTCGTGAGGAGTTCTACGTCATGAGTGCCTCTGTCGTTTCGGAAGAGAATGCTGTCGCTGAGGGTGCCAAGAACCATCGCTTTCCTTGGATGGACTTCTTTACTGAGCCCCGTGCTCGTCGCGCTCTTGTCTACGCCAACATCATGATTCTACTTGGTCAACTTACTGGTGTCAACGCTATCATGTACTACATGTCCGTTCTCATGAACCAGATTGGCTTCGACAAGAAGGAATCCAACTACATGTCCCTTGTCGGTGGTGGATCCCTTCTCCTTGGTACTATTCccgccatcttcctcatggAGAGATTCGGTCGACGCTTCTGGGCTATCACCATGTTGCCTGGATTCTTTATTGGACTGGTCTTGATTGGTGTCAGTTATCAGTTCGACGTCGAGACCCAGCTACAGACTGTCGAGGGTCTTTACCTCTCCGGTCTCATCATTTACATGAGCTTTTTCGGTTCCTACGCTTGTCTGACCTGGGTTGTTCCCTCCGAGGTCTACCCTACCTACCTTCGAAGTTACGGAATGACTACATCTgatgctcttctcttcctcgcctcTTTCGTCGTCACCTACAACTTCACTGCTATGCAGAATGCCATGGGCAAGACTGGTCTTGCTCTGGGCTTCTACGGTGGTATCGCGTTCATTGGTGAGATATAccagatcttcttcatgcctgagaccaagaacaagactctGGAAGAGATCGATGTTGTCTTCTCTCGACCTACTATGGATATTGTTAGGGAGAATTGGGCTGGTGTTAAGGAGACTACCCATCTACTTCTCACTGGACATTGGCACAAGGTCTTTGTTGAGCAGGCCATGACTGATCCCAAGGATCAGGTCCAGGTCTCTCATGCTTAG
- a CDS encoding hypothetical protein (EggNog:ENOG41), translating to MPLPRQCFSRWTIISVVAIFIIVTVTVTCATYFTLAKKKHHAFDWTKVMSSRGDVIPDFSFAGYHNSAIILPYITAPNITVSFNNSVDVRPAIQAAIDSISSSGGGSVMLPAGKWSMTAGLNLSSNVVVTGSAGGKTVLSLSEKPSVPVFTLGSSNTVKPKYGFRSNITNDYVPIGSSSVEVVDSSGFAVDQLVYVARIATASWIAANGMHNLVRNDASQTWIPENKRFMTPNQISGVDGNNIILKIPLTDNIDLDYLQPELIVYTPPETNSEMGIRDLSIEVPETCSGASLIDKTCNSAAVHFPSWTVDSWASGLTLKGFNKFFQIDQDASRITIQNTTMNRDKDISGSALPFDILIQGSQVLVQDCEQVGISSARCFSVATGSLTPGPNAVLRHKTQSNSQTIYPHQRWAQGLLVEDTSVATYFVNRNIKGSGQGWSINGGVGWNIDGYCEFESPPTGINWCIGCGENGNEPKGNATFLETGQRVEPRSLFRAQLQNRGVYRDEGEESGKLN from the exons ATGCCTCTTCCTCGACAGTGTTTCTCCCGCTGGACCATTATCTCCGTCGTTGCCATTTTCATCATTGTCACTGTCACCGTCACGTGCGCTACTTACTTCACGCTGGCTAAGAAAAAGCATCATGCTTTTGATTGGACAAAAGTCATGAGTTCTCGTGGGGACGTGATCCCCGACTTTAGCTTTGCTGGGTATCATAACTCTGCTATCATACTGCCATACATCACCGCCCCCAACATCACTgtgtcttttaataatagcgtTGATGTGAGACCTGCGATACAGGCTGCTATTGATAGCATTTCTTCTTCGGGTGGCGGCTCTGTCATGTTGCCTGCTGGTAAATGGTCTATGACTGCGGGCCTCAATCTCTCTAGCAACGTTGTCGTCACCGGGTCTGCTGGTGGTAAGACCGTCTTGTCACTGAGCGAGAAACCGTCTGTGCCTGTTTTCACGCTTGGCTCTAGCAATACTGTCAAGCCCAAGTATGGGTTCAGGTCAAATATCACCAACGACTACGTTCCCATCGGCTCGTCTTCAGTTGAGGTCGTTGACAGCAGTGGTTTTGCGGTGGACCAACTAGTCTATGTCGCTAGGATAGCCACAGCGTCTTGGATCGCAGCCAACGGCATGCATAACCTGGTCCGAAACGATGCATCCCAAACATGGATACCG GAGAATAAAAGATTTATGACGCCAAATCAGATCAGCGGTGTCGATGGAAATAACATTATCCTCAAGATACCCTTGACAGACAATATTGATCTGGACTATCTACAACCAGAGCTTATTGTCTATACCCCTCCTGAAACCAACAGCGAGATGGGCATTCGGGACCTTTCTATTGAGGTACCTGAAACTTGCTCTGGGGCTTCTCTCATTGATAAGACTTGCAACTCTGCTGCCGTCCACTTCCCATCTTGGACAGTTGATAGCTGGGCTAGTGGTCTCACTCTCAAGGGCTTCAACAAGTTCTTCCAGATCGACCAAGACGCCTCTCGCATCACCATCCAAAACACTACCATGAACCGAGATAAGGATATCTCAGGGAGTGCTCTCCCCTTTGACATCCTGATCCAAGGTTCACAGGTTCTCGTTCAAGATTGTGAACAAGTTGGCATTTCTTCTGCACGATGCTTTTCTGTCGCCACAGGATCATTGACACCTGGCCCCAATGCTGTACTTCGTCACAAAACCCAGTCTAATTCCCAGACTATATACCCCCATCAGAGGTGGGCTCAGGGTCTGTTGGTAGAGGATACATCAGTAGCGACGTACTTCGTGAACCGCAATATCAAAGGTTCAGGGCAAGGTTGGTCCATCAatggtggtgttggctgGAACATAGATGGATATTGTGAGTTTGAGTCTCCGCCTACTGGCATCAATTGGTGCATTGGGTGCGGTGAAAACGGCAATGAGCCAAAGGGAAATGCTACCTTTCTGGAGACGGGGCAGCGAGTTGAACCAAGGAGTCTGTTCCGGGCGCAATTACAGAATCGTGGTGTCTACAGGGATGAGGGGGAGGAAAGCggaaagctaaattaa